A single Chryseobacterium sp. DNA region contains:
- the rpsB gene encoding 30S ribosomal protein S2, with product MAKANVKDLLEAGVHFGHMTRKWNPNMAPYIFMEKNGIHIVDLHKTAVKLDEACNALEKLTSAGKKVLFVATKKQAKEVVAKHASELNMPYITERWPGGMLTNFVTIRKAVKKMNAIDKMKKDGTFETLSKKERLQVDRQRANLEKNLGSIADMVRLPSAVFVVDILREHIAVTEAKKLGIPVFGIVDTNSDPRKVDFVIPGNDDASKSIDMILSVVSESIKEGQSQRKADKEKSKEEGEKVSADTDADFDAE from the coding sequence ATGGCAAAAGCAAATGTAAAAGACCTTTTAGAGGCTGGTGTACACTTCGGTCACATGACGAGAAAGTGGAATCCAAATATGGCTCCATACATTTTTATGGAGAAAAACGGTATTCACATTGTAGACTTACATAAAACAGCAGTTAAATTAGATGAAGCTTGCAACGCTTTAGAGAAATTAACTTCTGCAGGTAAAAAAGTTTTATTCGTAGCGACTAAAAAGCAGGCGAAAGAAGTGGTTGCAAAACATGCTTCAGAACTTAACATGCCTTATATTACAGAAAGATGGCCAGGTGGTATGTTAACGAACTTCGTTACTATCAGAAAGGCTGTAAAGAAGATGAATGCTATCGACAAAATGAAAAAAGACGGTACGTTCGAAACTTTATCTAAAAAAGAAAGATTACAAGTTGACAGACAAAGAGCTAACTTAGAGAAGAACTTAGGTTCTATCGCTGACATGGTTAGACTTCCTTCTGCGGTATTTGTAGTTGATATCTTAAGAGAACACATCGCGGTAACTGAAGCTAAGAAATTGGGTATTCCAGTTTTCGGTATCGTTGATACAAACTCTGACCCTAGAAAAGTAGATTTCGTTATCCCAGGAAACGATGATGCTTCTAAGTCTATTGATATGATTCTTAGCGTAGTTTCTGAGTCTATCAAAGAAGGTCAGTCTCAAAGAAAAGCTGACAAAGAAAAATCTAAAGAAGAAGGAGAAAAAGTATCTGCTGATACAGATGCTGATTTCGATGCAGAATAA
- a CDS encoding DUF6759 domain-containing protein — protein sequence MKKILLLLSSVLFFSLSAQKKGKDYTNILKSNNIYEINAFLRDAHPDDPRRSVLKPRVMDMMKEYIKNAHPEDQKVKDMQEMLALLRRRPSTKISFDEMNAIIKQKQIAKYKAELAAKNHTAVFTPSNTQNTFVVNTTANTAVPDAEAEEFNMLMAVSPVEHQNRTVKILNSLFDNDPNTKECIVLIQNKSDCNIIVRMESVGTIKYRLAVPAKGESSIVIEKGQYLFTSLVCGAQYASQKTVQRPIMVALGSAVSQ from the coding sequence ATGAAAAAAATACTTTTACTTCTTAGTTCGGTACTGTTTTTCAGTTTGTCTGCCCAAAAAAAGGGGAAAGACTACACGAATATTTTGAAAAGCAATAATATTTACGAAATCAATGCTTTTTTGAGGGATGCTCATCCTGATGACCCAAGAAGATCGGTACTGAAACCACGGGTCATGGACATGATGAAAGAATACATTAAAAATGCACATCCTGAGGATCAGAAAGTAAAAGACATGCAGGAAATGCTTGCCCTGTTGAGAAGAAGACCCTCTACAAAGATCAGTTTTGATGAAATGAATGCCATCATCAAGCAGAAACAGATCGCAAAATACAAAGCAGAACTCGCCGCAAAAAATCATACTGCCGTTTTCACCCCAAGCAATACTCAAAACACCTTTGTAGTGAATACCACAGCTAATACAGCTGTTCCTGATGCTGAAGCAGAGGAATTCAATATGCTGATGGCTGTATCTCCGGTAGAACATCAGAACAGAACCGTTAAAATTCTTAATTCCTTATTTGATAATGACCCTAATACCAAAGAATGTATTGTTCTGATTCAAAATAAATCGGACTGTAATATTATTGTCAGAATGGAAAGTGTAGGAACCATTAAATACAGACTTGCAGTACCTGCCAAAGGAGAAAGCTCGATCGTGATAGAAAAAGGACAGTACCTTTTCACCAGTCTTGTCTGCGGTGCTCAGTACGCTTCACAAAAAACAGTCCAGCGACCGATCATGGTAGCACTCGGAAGTGCAGTATCTCAATAA
- the rplM gene encoding 50S ribosomal protein L13 produces MNTLSYKTVSANKATANKEWVVVDAEGQPLGRLASTVAKILRGKHKTNFTPHVDCGDNVIVLNAGKITLSGNKWADKTYIWHTGYPGGQKSMTAAELQKKDSLKVLEKSVKGMLPKNRLGAAILKNLYLYEGTEHKHEAQQPKTINVNEFK; encoded by the coding sequence GTGAATACATTAAGTTACAAAACTGTTTCAGCGAACAAAGCTACTGCTAATAAAGAATGGGTTGTGGTAGACGCTGAAGGACAGCCGTTAGGTAGATTAGCTTCTACGGTTGCAAAGATTTTGAGAGGTAAGCACAAAACGAATTTTACACCTCACGTAGATTGTGGTGATAACGTAATCGTTTTGAATGCTGGGAAAATTACACTTTCCGGAAACAAGTGGGCTGATAAGACTTATATCTGGCATACAGGATATCCTGGTGGGCAGAAGTCTATGACTGCGGCTGAACTTCAAAAGAAAGATTCTTTAAAGGTATTAGAGAAATCTGTAAAAGGGATGTTGCCTAAAAACAGATTAGGAGCTGCTATCCTTAAAAATCTTTATTTATATGAAGGAACTGAGCACAAACATGAAGCTCAACAGCCTAAAACAATTAATGTTAACGAATTTAAATAA
- a CDS encoding DUF6759 domain-containing protein, with protein MKKLLVLTGLSLILASCSVNYGSYPVRNPYPSNNSGNAANTQREYNELIKTYKPETAEVLNDLLNNDDPSNPRTSISIENKSPCNMVLTVSGNNFFKKIPIAAGKIGYTMLPKNQNYRLSGILCNSTYQSTKFITSSYAIKLSN; from the coding sequence ATGAAAAAGCTATTAGTCCTTACCGGGCTCTCTCTTATCCTGGCCAGCTGTAGTGTCAACTATGGCAGTTATCCTGTAAGAAACCCCTATCCTTCTAATAATTCGGGTAATGCAGCCAATACACAGAGAGAATATAACGAACTGATAAAGACTTATAAACCTGAAACCGCAGAAGTCCTTAATGATCTTCTTAACAATGATGATCCTTCCAACCCTAGGACATCTATTTCTATAGAAAATAAGTCTCCTTGTAATATGGTACTTACTGTAAGCGGAAATAATTTCTTTAAAAAGATTCCTATAGCCGCCGGAAAAATAGGGTATACCATGCTTCCTAAAAATCAAAATTACAGACTGTCCGGAATCCTTTGTAATTCTACCTATCAGTCGACAAAATTTATAACAAGCTCTTATGCAATAAAGCTTTCCAACTAA
- the rpsI gene encoding 30S ribosomal protein S9 produces MSIVHKIGRRKTSVARVYVRPGSGNITVNGKDAKEYFSTDVMVYKLNQPFILSETVGQYDVTVNVFGGGNTGQAEAIRLGISRALCEINAEFRLALKPAGLLTRDARMVERKKPGQKKARKRFQFSKR; encoded by the coding sequence ATGTCTATAGTTCACAAAATCGGAAGAAGAAAAACTTCTGTAGCAAGAGTTTATGTAAGACCAGGTTCTGGAAACATTACAGTAAACGGTAAAGATGCTAAAGAATATTTCTCTACAGACGTGATGGTTTACAAATTAAACCAACCGTTTATCCTTTCTGAGACTGTTGGTCAGTATGACGTTACCGTAAACGTATTCGGTGGTGGAAATACAGGTCAGGCAGAAGCTATCAGATTAGGTATTTCAAGAGCTTTATGCGAAATCAACGCTGAGTTCAGATTAGCATTGAAGCCAGCTGGTTTACTTACAAGAGACGCAAGAATGGTGGAAAGAAAGAAGCCAGGTCAGAAAAAAGCAAGAAAGAGATTCCAATTCTCAAAACGTTAA
- the trmB gene encoding tRNA (guanosine(46)-N7)-methyltransferase TrmB, producing the protein MGKNKLARFAENKVLPNVIQPTREDALNGFELKGNWRKDFFKNDNPIVLELGCGKGEYSVGLAKTFPEKNFIGIDIKGARFWFGAKEAVENNMNNVAFLRTQIELVDHFFAENEVDEIWITFPDPQIKYKRTKHRLTHPDFLNRYKKFLKPGGIIHLKTDSEFLHGYTLGYLQGAGYEILTAHHDIYGAPEYDPNTEHLRDIKTYYEELFSAKGKTITYIKFRIS; encoded by the coding sequence ATGGGCAAGAATAAATTAGCAAGATTTGCAGAAAACAAAGTATTACCAAACGTTATCCAACCTACAAGAGAAGATGCCTTGAATGGCTTTGAACTGAAAGGAAACTGGAGAAAGGATTTTTTTAAAAATGACAACCCAATTGTATTGGAATTAGGCTGTGGAAAAGGGGAATATTCTGTAGGGCTTGCAAAGACCTTTCCTGAAAAAAACTTTATCGGGATTGATATTAAAGGGGCCAGATTCTGGTTCGGTGCCAAAGAAGCAGTGGAGAACAATATGAATAATGTCGCTTTTTTAAGAACGCAGATTGAACTTGTTGACCATTTCTTTGCTGAAAATGAAGTGGATGAAATCTGGATTACATTCCCTGATCCACAGATCAAGTATAAAAGAACCAAACATAGATTGACCCATCCTGACTTCTTAAACCGATATAAAAAGTTTCTGAAACCGGGTGGTATTATCCACTTAAAGACTGATTCTGAATTTTTACACGGATATACCTTAGGCTACCTGCAGGGGGCAGGTTATGAAATCCTTACCGCCCACCATGACATCTATGGTGCCCCGGAATATGACCCTAATACCGAACATTTAAGGGATATCAAAACCTATTATGAGGAACTGTTTTCAGCGAAAGGGAAGACTATTACTTACATCAAATTCCGAATCAGCTGA
- a CDS encoding T9SS type B sorting domain-containing protein encodes MKKTLSFLFIFYIFTFAFAQLDREHWFAPMVDRTGSPNPYQKIYLSTNRTTPFPVNIYNNNILIGTVNISKNNPQKFDVLRDYIITTQQTDLFTPTTKGLYLKAEFPFYANLRFSVYNHAEIITSKGIPSTGKNFFAASAPITVSNGILNFMTSVLATEDNTTVTVSGYSPLVQFSNGNTGATNPTMTFTLNKGQSYIMDGIGNISGNFDGFIGSKITSDKPVNITNGNFNGQYAGDYPSSSDILMDQAVPVDRLGNEFALVKGNGSIGSNMEGAVVIATEDNTQIYVNNELVPVATINTGKYFVIPDTKYSLQGGGHYNLYVKTSKNAYVYQILAGSSNTLNQVATGGFNFIPALNCYLPKQINELGFIDENFVYSNGNPSGILNIPTKLNLITERGANVTVNGATPPISAGPYDMTGTTNWVTYGIPNVTGTITVVSDKAIMAGINAGSDAIGYGGFFAGFPTQPVIIKSGGDCIPGIVLTVDPVIYDTYQWYRNGIPVTGATGSSIAPTQSGYYTCSVTMGRCAPLVTGQYKVLNCTKLNTAAYNVCTTQTITPAFSSSPQTPVPATVAITTAPTLGTAVINPTTGIITYTVNTPGTAGTDTFTYTFCGNDPDFPDCETVTVTINILSISVMDVTLNACDINGQGVFDLTTANVTTNSPVTITYYPTLADAQTENPAVLITAPNSYSAPNGTLVYAVVKNDLGCKSIAKITLNLYIKAIVVDNYQGVFCDDNLDGTVTVILPNITPAILNNPTYFTNVRYYANLADANAGNANTLPNNWSFTGPVTIFVRVDSPDGCASVIKPLQFSIGARIQLLKTTAVQDVCDDDLDGIKSVNLAVFMPQFTTDPNVTFTFHGTLADAQNNVNPIPAAANINASQTFYIRFEKNGVCPEVASIKITIKIPKKSELLKDQAICPKMTTTLDAGPGFDKYLWSTGASTPSITNVPVGNYWVDLTSNGCVYRQYVNVTALPIPIITSIEIDGTTVRIGVTGGTPPYEYSLDGVVWQSSNVFQNVPRGAHHVFVRDSKLCEEVKKPFAIINLINTITPNGDGYNEGINYSALMANDNLEFRIFDRYGAEVFRGTHENRYTWDGRIGGRYVPTATYWYFISWTEYGSNLMMKYTSWLLVKHR; translated from the coding sequence ATGAAGAAAACTTTATCTTTTCTATTTATATTTTATATTTTCACCTTTGCTTTTGCCCAATTAGACAGAGAGCATTGGTTTGCTCCTATGGTAGACAGAACAGGCAGTCCCAATCCCTATCAAAAAATCTACTTGTCTACCAACAGAACAACTCCCTTTCCAGTCAATATCTACAATAATAATATTCTGATCGGAACTGTAAATATCAGTAAAAACAATCCGCAAAAATTTGATGTTTTAAGAGATTATATTATTACGACCCAACAAACGGATTTATTCACTCCCACCACAAAAGGATTGTACTTGAAGGCAGAATTTCCTTTCTATGCCAACTTAAGATTTTCAGTATACAATCATGCCGAAATCATTACCTCTAAAGGAATACCTTCTACCGGAAAAAATTTCTTTGCAGCTTCCGCACCCATCACGGTAAGCAACGGGATCCTGAACTTTATGACCAGTGTGCTGGCTACAGAAGACAATACGACTGTTACCGTTTCCGGATACAGCCCTCTCGTTCAGTTTTCAAACGGAAATACAGGGGCGACCAATCCAACAATGACTTTTACGCTCAATAAAGGCCAATCGTACATCATGGATGGAATCGGAAACATCTCCGGAAATTTTGACGGATTTATAGGATCAAAAATCACGTCCGATAAACCCGTCAATATTACCAATGGAAACTTTAACGGCCAGTATGCCGGAGATTACCCTTCAAGTTCGGATATCTTAATGGATCAGGCAGTACCCGTCGACCGGCTTGGCAATGAATTCGCCCTCGTCAAAGGGAATGGAAGTATTGGAAGTAATATGGAAGGAGCCGTCGTTATTGCAACCGAAGACAATACTCAGATTTATGTCAATAATGAACTTGTCCCTGTTGCAACCATCAATACGGGAAAATATTTTGTCATTCCGGATACAAAATACAGCCTGCAGGGAGGAGGACATTATAATTTATACGTTAAAACCTCCAAGAATGCATACGTCTATCAGATCTTAGCAGGAAGTTCCAACACACTCAATCAGGTGGCCACCGGCGGGTTTAATTTTATTCCGGCACTTAACTGCTATTTACCCAAACAGATCAATGAACTTGGCTTTATTGATGAAAATTTTGTGTATTCCAATGGGAATCCTTCCGGAATATTAAATATCCCTACCAAACTGAATCTGATCACAGAAAGAGGGGCCAACGTAACCGTGAATGGTGCTACTCCGCCCATCAGTGCAGGGCCTTATGATATGACCGGTACAACGAACTGGGTTACGTACGGCATTCCCAATGTAACTGGAACCATCACTGTAGTTTCAGATAAAGCCATTATGGCAGGAATTAATGCCGGGAGTGATGCCATAGGGTATGGAGGCTTTTTTGCGGGATTTCCTACTCAGCCGGTCATTATAAAATCCGGAGGAGACTGTATTCCAGGAATCGTTCTTACCGTAGATCCTGTTATTTATGATACCTATCAATGGTACAGAAACGGAATACCTGTCACCGGAGCCACAGGATCTTCCATTGCTCCTACCCAGTCCGGATATTATACCTGTTCTGTAACGATGGGCCGTTGTGCTCCTTTAGTTACAGGGCAGTATAAAGTTTTGAACTGTACCAAACTGAATACAGCAGCTTATAACGTATGTACAACACAAACTATAACACCGGCATTTAGCAGTTCACCACAGACCCCGGTTCCGGCTACAGTAGCTATTACAACAGCCCCAACGTTAGGAACGGCCGTTATAAATCCTACAACGGGAATCATTACCTACACTGTTAATACTCCCGGAACAGCTGGAACTGATACCTTTACCTATACGTTCTGTGGAAATGATCCGGACTTCCCGGATTGTGAAACAGTAACGGTAACCATCAACATCCTTTCAATATCCGTTATGGATGTAACCTTAAATGCATGTGATATCAACGGGCAAGGAGTATTTGACCTGACAACAGCCAATGTAACGACAAACTCTCCGGTAACGATTACCTACTACCCTACACTGGCAGATGCACAGACCGAAAATCCGGCAGTACTCATTACTGCTCCGAATTCATATTCTGCCCCTAACGGCACCCTGGTATACGCGGTGGTAAAAAATGATCTAGGCTGTAAAAGTATCGCTAAAATCACCCTTAATCTTTATATCAAAGCTATCGTAGTAGATAACTACCAAGGAGTTTTCTGTGATGACAATCTGGACGGAACAGTCACCGTCATCCTGCCCAATATAACACCTGCTATCCTCAACAATCCCACTTATTTTACCAATGTAAGATACTATGCGAATCTTGCTGATGCCAATGCCGGAAATGCCAATACCCTTCCCAACAACTGGAGCTTTACCGGTCCTGTGACCATCTTTGTCAGAGTAGATTCTCCTGACGGATGTGCCTCAGTGATCAAACCTTTACAGTTTAGTATCGGAGCCAGAATACAATTGTTGAAAACAACAGCTGTACAAGACGTATGTGATGATGACCTGGATGGAATAAAATCAGTCAATTTAGCCGTATTCATGCCTCAGTTTACTACAGACCCGAATGTTACTTTCACATTTCACGGAACTCTTGCTGATGCCCAAAACAATGTGAATCCGATTCCTGCAGCAGCCAATATCAATGCTTCCCAGACTTTTTATATCCGATTTGAAAAAAACGGGGTATGTCCTGAGGTAGCATCCATTAAAATTACCATTAAGATCCCTAAAAAATCAGAGCTGTTAAAAGATCAGGCTATATGTCCTAAAATGACAACCACCCTGGATGCCGGACCTGGGTTTGATAAATATCTATGGAGTACGGGAGCCTCTACTCCTTCCATTACCAATGTTCCTGTAGGAAATTATTGGGTAGATCTTACATCAAACGGCTGTGTGTACAGACAGTACGTCAATGTAACAGCTTTGCCGATACCAATAATCACTTCTATAGAGATTGACGGAACAACGGTAAGAATTGGTGTAACCGGCGGTACTCCTCCTTATGAATATTCTTTGGATGGAGTGGTGTGGCAAAGCTCAAATGTTTTTCAAAATGTGCCCCGGGGAGCCCACCATGTTTTTGTAAGAGATTCCAAGCTGTGCGAGGAGGTCAAAAAACCTTTCGCTATTATTAATCTTATCAATACCATTACTCCCAATGGTGACGGCTACAATGAAGGCATCAACTATTCAGCATTAATGGCCAATGATAACCTGGAATTCCGCATTTTTGACAGATACGGGGCTGAAGTCTTTAGAGGAACGCATGAAAACAGATATACCTGGGATGGAAGAATAGGAGGAAGATATGTCCCTACCGCCACCTATTGGTATTTTATCAGCTGGACGGAATACGGTTCAAACCTTATGATGAAATATACAAGCTGGCTGCTGGTAAAACACAGGTAA
- a CDS encoding DUF6759 domain-containing protein, producing MMKKNCLTILFFTFLFPVFTYAQKSSKDILKSINIKEIEEYLKKAHPDDPKRSVLKPKLIALKNAEWTKGARNARPMEARPVISDIPKSAMRNPNSSDAEEFKRLIAETSAEHKEKTVKLLNAMLSEDITRKEAILLFKNNSDCNIVLRIEGKDYYNLAVPAHGENFIIINKGSYTLNSNVCDLKYFSQKEIKKSIFVTIDNPGPLKTETDKSKASETRETAPVKTSEKKKSKK from the coding sequence ATGATGAAAAAAAATTGTTTAACGATTTTATTCTTCACGTTCCTGTTCCCGGTTTTTACCTATGCACAAAAAAGCAGTAAAGATATCCTTAAAAGTATAAACATCAAGGAAATTGAAGAGTATCTGAAGAAAGCACATCCCGACGATCCTAAAAGAAGTGTGCTGAAACCTAAGCTTATTGCCTTGAAAAATGCTGAGTGGACCAAAGGGGCCCGCAATGCCAGACCCATGGAAGCAAGGCCTGTCATCTCTGATATTCCCAAAAGTGCTATGAGAAATCCCAACTCTTCTGATGCTGAGGAATTCAAAAGATTAATAGCGGAAACATCTGCTGAACATAAAGAAAAGACGGTCAAACTTCTCAATGCAATGCTTAGTGAAGATATTACCAGAAAAGAAGCCATTCTTTTATTTAAAAATAATTCTGACTGCAATATTGTTCTAAGGATTGAAGGAAAGGATTACTATAACTTAGCTGTTCCTGCTCACGGAGAAAACTTCATTATCATCAATAAAGGCTCTTATACTCTGAACAGCAATGTTTGTGACCTGAAATACTTTTCCCAAAAGGAGATTAAAAAAAGTATATTTGTAACGATTGATAATCCCGGCCCGCTAAAGACAGAAACTGATAAGAGCAAAGCGTCAGAAACCCGGGAAACCGCTCCTGTAAAAACATCTGAAAAAAAGAAAAGCAAAAAATAA